A DNA window from Deltaproteobacteria bacterium contains the following coding sequences:
- a CDS encoding homoserine dehydrogenase, whose amino-acid sequence MSGEGGLGVGLIGFGTIGTGVAKVLQRNAAAIAARLGFPLRLVRIADLETSRDRGVDLSGIRFDADAEGLIDDPAVQLVVELVGGTGAARRLVLRALARGKPVVTANKALLAAHGKEIFDAGRAHAADVAFEASVGGGIPILRSLREGLAANRILSVHGIINGTTNYVLSEMEKGGEPFEVVLKRAQELGYAEADPGFDVDGIDAAHKITLLAAMAFGADLTFKDVPTEGIRAITPLDVESAAELGYRIKLLGITKLRDDAAGERIEVRVHPTMIPAESLLAKVDGAMNAIAVHGDAVGPTLFYGAGAGELPTASAVIGDLMELAREVRRGSAGRVAPLSFLPESLVAKPIVPLGELFARCYLRFTAVDRPGVLAHVTGALGAHGISIESVIQKGRGSDGPEGSGGARGAVPVVVMTHPAREAAVRRALDAIDALDDVTAPSRLIRIEEEL is encoded by the coding sequence GAAGGTGCTCCAGCGCAACGCCGCCGCGATCGCGGCGCGGCTCGGCTTCCCGCTGCGGCTCGTCCGGATCGCCGACCTCGAGACCTCCCGCGACCGCGGCGTCGACCTCTCCGGCATCCGCTTCGACGCCGACGCCGAGGGCCTGATCGACGACCCGGCCGTGCAGCTCGTCGTCGAGCTCGTCGGCGGCACCGGCGCGGCGCGCCGCCTCGTCCTGCGCGCGCTCGCGCGCGGCAAGCCCGTGGTGACGGCCAACAAGGCGCTGCTCGCCGCGCACGGCAAGGAGATCTTCGACGCCGGCCGCGCGCACGCGGCCGACGTCGCCTTCGAGGCGAGCGTCGGCGGCGGGATCCCGATCCTGCGCTCGCTGCGCGAAGGGCTCGCGGCAAACCGCATCCTCTCGGTCCACGGCATCATCAACGGCACCACCAACTACGTGCTCAGCGAGATGGAGAAGGGCGGCGAGCCCTTCGAGGTGGTGCTGAAGCGCGCCCAGGAGCTCGGCTACGCGGAGGCCGACCCGGGCTTCGACGTGGACGGGATCGACGCCGCCCACAAGATCACGCTGCTGGCCGCGATGGCCTTCGGCGCGGACCTGACCTTCAAGGACGTGCCCACCGAGGGCATCCGCGCGATCACCCCGCTCGACGTCGAGAGCGCGGCCGAGCTCGGCTACCGGATCAAGCTCCTCGGCATCACGAAGCTGCGCGACGACGCGGCCGGCGAGCGGATCGAGGTGCGCGTGCACCCGACGATGATCCCGGCCGAGAGCCTGCTCGCGAAGGTGGACGGCGCCATGAACGCGATCGCCGTGCACGGCGACGCGGTGGGGCCGACGCTCTTCTACGGCGCCGGCGCCGGCGAGCTGCCGACCGCGAGCGCGGTGATCGGCGACCTCATGGAGCTCGCGCGCGAGGTGCGGCGCGGCTCGGCGGGGCGCGTCGCGCCGCTCTCCTTCCTGCCCGAGTCGCTGGTGGCGAAGCCGATCGTGCCGCTCGGCGAGCTCTTCGCCCGCTGCTACCTGCGCTTCACCGCGGTCGACCGCCCGGGGGTCCTCGCGCACGTGACCGGTGCGCTCGGCGCGCACGGGATCTCGATCGAGTCGGTGATCCAGAAGGGCCGCGGCTCGGACGGGCCGGAAGGCTCGGGCGGCGCACGCGGCGCCGTGCCCGTGGTGGTGATGACCCACCCCGCCCGCGAGGCGGCCGTGCGGCGTGCGCTCGACGCGATCGACGCGCTCGACGACGTCACGGCGCCGAGCCGGCTGATCCGCATCGAGGAGGAGCTGTGA
- the thrC gene encoding threonine synthase, producing the protein MSARDPKPRHRAWFEALHDPAERYALDEVVYTARDGSLLQVVHDLDELRKTSAADWKRLFEERAHRNEWPYGSGVWGKKEWVLPDLDNEHVVSMYEGHSNLFWAERHGRELGLEDLWIKQCGNSHTGSFKDLGMTVLVSMVKEMRARGKAIPAVACASTGDTSAALAAYAAAAGIPAVVFLPRGKISVAQLIQPVANGAIVFALDTDFDGCMEIVKQVAERDGIYLANSMNSLRIEGQKTVGIEIVQQFDWEVPDWIVIPGGNLGNVSALAKGLDMMVELGLVTRRPRIVCAQAEAANPLYLSFQRDFRVFEPIAARPTLASAIQIGNPVSIEKAIDAIRRFDGVVEQASEAEIAEACAHADRTGLFNCPHTGVALAATRKLVERGTIRRDDRVVVISTAHGLKFVDFKVRYHSQVLEGVVAELPNPPIELPARYETVRDEMRRQIERRFGA; encoded by the coding sequence GTGAGCGCCCGCGACCCGAAGCCGCGTCACCGCGCCTGGTTCGAGGCGCTCCACGACCCGGCCGAGCGCTACGCGCTCGACGAGGTGGTCTACACCGCGCGCGACGGGAGCCTCCTCCAGGTCGTCCACGACCTCGACGAGCTGCGCAAGACCTCCGCGGCGGACTGGAAGCGGCTCTTCGAGGAGCGCGCCCACCGCAACGAGTGGCCCTACGGCTCGGGCGTCTGGGGCAAGAAGGAGTGGGTGCTCCCCGACCTCGACAACGAACACGTCGTCTCGATGTACGAGGGCCACTCGAACCTCTTCTGGGCCGAGCGCCATGGCCGCGAGCTCGGGCTCGAGGATCTCTGGATCAAGCAGTGCGGGAACTCGCACACGGGGTCGTTCAAGGACCTCGGGATGACCGTGCTGGTCTCGATGGTGAAGGAGATGCGCGCGCGCGGGAAGGCGATCCCGGCGGTGGCCTGCGCCTCGACCGGCGACACCTCGGCGGCGCTCGCGGCCTACGCGGCGGCGGCCGGCATTCCGGCCGTCGTCTTCCTGCCGCGCGGCAAGATCTCCGTGGCGCAGCTGATCCAGCCGGTCGCGAACGGTGCCATCGTCTTCGCGCTCGACACCGACTTCGACGGCTGCATGGAGATCGTGAAGCAGGTGGCCGAGCGCGACGGCATCTACCTCGCCAACTCGATGAACAGCCTGCGCATCGAGGGCCAGAAGACGGTCGGCATCGAGATCGTGCAGCAGTTCGACTGGGAGGTGCCGGACTGGATCGTGATCCCGGGCGGCAACCTCGGCAACGTGTCGGCGCTGGCGAAGGGGCTCGACATGATGGTCGAGCTGGGCCTCGTGACGCGCCGGCCCCGCATCGTGTGCGCCCAGGCCGAGGCGGCGAACCCGCTCTACCTGTCCTTCCAGCGCGACTTCCGGGTCTTCGAGCCGATCGCCGCGCGGCCCACGCTCGCGAGCGCGATCCAGATCGGGAACCCCGTCTCGATCGAGAAGGCGATCGACGCGATCCGCCGCTTCGACGGGGTGGTCGAACAGGCGAGCGAGGCGGAGATCGCCGAGGCCTGCGCGCACGCCGACCGCACGGGCCTGTTCAACTGCCCCCACACCGGCGTGGCGCTCGCCGCCACGCGCAAGCTCGTCGAGCGCGGCACGATCCGCCGCGACGACCGCGTGGTGGTGATCTCCACCGCCCACGGGCTCAAGTTCGTGGATTTCAAGGTCCGCTACCACTCGCAGGTGCTCGAGGGCGTCGTGGCGGAGCTGCCGAACCCCCCGATCGAGCTGCCGGCGCGCTACGAGACGGTGCGCGACGAGATGCGGCGGCAGATCGAGCGGCGCTTCGGGGCCTGA